One segment of Coffea arabica cultivar ET-39 chromosome 7c, Coffea Arabica ET-39 HiFi, whole genome shotgun sequence DNA contains the following:
- the LOC113698381 gene encoding uncharacterized protein, which yields MADDKKVKEEADQILGLHQKLPRLVVFDLDYTLWPFYCECCYESDSPNLYPHARGIIQALKGRGIDVAIASRSPARDIATTFLEKLGIRSIFVAEEIFSSWTHKTQHLQKIQRKTGIPFDAMLFFDDEDRNIEAVSRMGVTSILVYNGVTLEALRQGLVEFSQESSSYGTKKTK from the exons ATGGCGGATGACAAGAAAGTGAAAGAAGAGGCAGACCAAATCCTGGGACTTCATCAGAAACTTCCCCGCCTTGTTGTCTTCGATCTTGATTACACTCTCTGGCCTTTTTACtg TGAGTGCTGCTATGAGAGTGATTCCCCAAATTTGTACCCTCATGCAAGAGGAATAATTCAAGCTCTTAAGGGTCGAGGAATTGATGTTGCCATTGCTTCAAGATCTCCAGCTCGTGACATAGCTACGACATTTCTTGAGAAATTGGGTATAAGATCCATCTTTGTTGCCGAG GAGATTTTTTCTAGTTGGACTCACAAGACACAGCATCTGCAGAAAATTCAACGGAAGACTGGAATTCCATTTGATGCAATGCTGTTCTTTGATGATGAGGATCGAAACATAGAAGCG GTCTCAAGAATGGGTGTCACGAGTATTTTAGTGTATAACGGAGTTACACTAGAAGCTCTCAGGCAAGGACTTGTTGAATTCTCCCAAGAATCAAGTTCATATGGAACAAAAAAGACAAAGTGA
- the LOC113699513 gene encoding uncharacterized protein At4g38062-like encodes MGTVYEELDDAKAEIEKLKANYQIKLEFSESLKRAHNEQLVKFQEVNLKVGKLSQELNEKAEEISVANQMYEELKSKLKEKEAVIEHLTCANDKLRADYKEKLQSSEEENRGLALALDEANAKNMDQEQLIRSLQVEVEGLKGIVSASQNKCSEADRKHKALQEVRQGEDVLLKLEDEKSKYENQLKWKKEQFGHLEEAHKKLRHEFQVCQKEWEKERVSLLDEISRLQTNLDSQTRISESLKSRLEMCNQALAHEESKRKYLEVQLSESRTNFDNVFADYEEAKSTIESLTGQRDKEIASLRNSLCTKESIYKEMQHQVRVLDQDKQELMISLRELQEAQIREGGSASSLTKLRNKLRGVEQVHKDCSMRLMSKEAEWNSQLEILMQKLSSCSSELESKNTLIDQLKMEAEAQDSMIAQLASHNEEVTLMVLLLKSGLLEAQMKLADAYVDLDHERKKSEQSLSLFRGLERVHKYCSERLRSKEAEWNSKVECLMEKLNCCSSELESKSTLIDRLKMEAEAHDSTIEQLTLQNEAAGVVLLLLKSGFLEAQMKLAESYVDLEETKKKSEDRQALLLEQLELKNIALAKAHSDTEKERKKVAHLSEKVESVTYIEEQQLLQHKELERLEKLLSESYTCQHGLKKQVLSMTIELKEVCNALNAAYQELDDKTSRGMEFEFELQIWKPFAQGLRDNLEENHQLHREAEASFHAQVMSLKSDLKKVRKTLARANEELAARFCEGNQAEFELQIWKSIAEQLKANLEDNHHMRREVEASLLAEISIQVNLRQERDGLLNQLDEKDKRLEELGERITFLNQEIETRAKKDAAPDSTKNAKFYSSRTSLQSPDGSSDYSQEEEEWVKRQLEGAIFAQVDAEQNHEHERESLHHLVEERDQRIEHLQQLVKSLEQEFESSTSSFSSRLSEMQVEIKMFHDFWHKMATTLFLKEMEIQEKDLINAELENDLSYLKTGSLANKSEVQILRDELEKEQSRSDALIQKLNEEKGRIIEDVVKLSSDRENLLDTLEGLYERMQRLSMDDLQLMEGLRNILHNFNSTELGIDFRGEDEYFDPVKENKIHYASPRTTKAEVILDERLPLRAVNSGLLL; translated from the coding sequence atgggtactGTTTATGAAGAGTTGGATGATGCTAAAGCTGAGATTGAAAAGCTCAAAGCAAATTACCAGATAAAGTTGGAATTCTCTGAAAGCCTGAAAAGAGCACACAACGAGCAGCTGGTAAAGTTTCAGGAGGTAAATTTGAAAGTCGGTAAGCTCTCTCAGGAACTAAATGAAAAGGCTGAAGAAATATCTGTTGCAAATCAGATGTATGAAGAACTGAAGTCAAAGTTGAAAGAGAAAGAGGCTGTTATCGAGCACTTGACTTGTGCCAATGATAAGCTTCGTGCTGATTACAAAGAGAAACTTCAAAGTTCTGAGGAAGAGAATAGAGGGCTAGCACTAGCTTTAGATGAGGCTAATGCCAAGAACATGGATCAAGAGCAACTGATCCGTTCATTGCAAGTAGAAGTTGAAGGGCTGAAGGGAATAGTGTCTGCGTCTCAGAACAAGTGTTCAGAAGCAGACAGAAAGCACAAAGCACTTCAAGAAGTGAGACAGGGAGAAGATGTGCTTCTTAAGTTAGAAGATGAGAAAAGTAAGTATGAAAATCAGCTGAAATGGAAGAAGGAACAATTTGGTCATCTAGAAGAAGCCCATAAGAAGCTTCGGCATGAGTTTCAAGTCTGTCAGAAAGAGtgggagaaagagagagtttCATTGCTTGATGAGATCTCTAGATTGCAGACAAACTTAGATTCGCAAACCAGAATTTCAGAATCTCTTAAAAGCCGCCTGGAGATGTGTAACCAGGCTCTTGCTCAtgaagagagcaagagaaaataTTTGGAAGTTCAACTTTCCGAATCAAGGACCAATTTTGACAATGTTTTTGCTGACTATGAGGAGGCAAAGTCCACAATCGAAAGCTTGACAGGTCAAAGGGATAAAGAAATTGCTAGCTTGAGGAActctttgtgtacaaaggagaGCATTTACAAGGAAATGCAACATCAGGTCAGGGTGCTCGACCAAGACAAGCAGGAACTAATGATATCTCTCAGAGAACTCCAGGAAGCTCAAATTCGGGAAGGAGGAAGCGCTTCCTCTTTAACAAAACTTCGGAACAAGCTTAGAGGTGTCGAACAGGTGCACAAGGACTGCTCCATGAGATTGATGTCTAAAGAAGCTGAATGGAATTCTCAACTTGAAATCTTGATGCAGAAGCTCAGTAGCTGCAGTTCTGAGTTAGAGAGTAAGAATACATTAATAGACCAACTCAAAATGGAAGCAGAAGCTCAGGATTCCATGATAGCACAGCTAGCATCGCATAATGAAGAAGTTACTTTGATGGTTTTATTGTTGAAGTCAGGGCTTCTGGAGGCCCAAATGAAGCTTGCTGATGCTTATGTTGACTTAGATCATGAAAGGAAGAAAAGTGAACAAAGCCTCTCTCTGTTTAGAGGTCTTGAACGGGTGCACAAATATTGCTCCGAAAGACTCAGGTCTAAAGAAGCTGAATGGAATTCCAAAGTGGAATGCTTGATGGAAAAGCTCAATTGCTGCAGTTCTGAGTTGGAGAGCAAGAGCACGTTGATAGATCGACTCAAAATGGAGGCAGAAGCTCATGATTCCACAATAGAACAGCTAACATTGCAGAATGAAGCAGCAGGTGTTGTTCTGTTATTGTTGAAGTCAGGATTTCTGGAGGCCCAAATGAAGCTTGCTGAATCCTATGTTGACTTAGAggagacaaaaaagaaaagtgaagACCGCCAAGCACTTCTACTAGAGCAATTGGAGTTGAAGAATATTGCTCTAGCAAAAGCTCACTCTGATACTGAGAAAGAACGCAAGAAGGTGGCCCATTTATCAGAGAAGGTGGAATCTGTAACTTACATTGAAGAACAGCAGCTTTTGCAACATAAAGAGCTTGAAAGACTAGAAAAACTGCTCAGTGAATCTTATACATGTCAACATGGGTTAAAGAAGCAGGTACTCAGCATGACTATTGAGCTCAAAGAAGTTTGTAATGCCCTGAATGCTGCATACCAAGAACTGGATGACAAAACCTCCCGTGGAATGgaatttgaatttgagttgCAAATATGGAAACCTTTTGCCCAGGGGTTGAGAGACAACCTTGAAGAAAATCATCAATTGCATAGAGAAGCGGAGGCCTCTTTTCATGCACAAGTGATGAGCTTGAAAAGTGACTTGAAAAAGGTTCGTAAGACCTTGGCCAGGGCAAATGAAGAACTGGCGGCAAGATTTTGTGAAGGAAACCAAGCTGAATTTGAGTTGCAAATATGGAAATCCATTGCTGAACAGCTGAAAGCCAACCTTGAAGATAATCATCACATGCGTAGAGAAGTAGAGGCTTCTCTTCTTGCAGAAATATCTATTCAGGTCAATCTACGACAAGAGAGAGATGGACTCCTGAACCAGCTagatgaaaaagacaagagattagAAGAATTGGGTGAACGGATCACTTTTTTGAATCAGGAAATTGAGACAAGAGCGAAAAAAGACGCAGCTCCTGATTCGACAAAGAATGCAAAGTTTTACAGTTCGAGAACCAGTCTTCAAAGTCCAGATGGCAGCTCAGATTATTCACAGGAAGAGGAAGAGTGGGTGAAAAGACAGCTTGAAGGTGCAATTTTTGCACAAGTCGATGCAGAGCAGAACCACGAGCATGAGAGAGAGAGCCTTCACCATCTTGTGGAGGAGAGAGACCAGAGAATAGAGCATCTCCAGCAGCTTGTGAAGTCATTGGAACAAGAGTTTGAGAGTTCAACCAGCTCCTTTTCCTCAAGGCTATCGGAGATGCAGGTGGAGATTAAAATGTTCCACGATTTTTGGCACAAGATGGCAACAACTTTGTTTTTGAAAGAGATGGAAATCCAGGAGAAGGACCTGATTAATGCTGAGTTGGAAAATGACTTAAGTTATCTGAAAACTGGTTCACTGGCGAATAAATCAGAGGTGCAGATATTGAGGGATGAGCTTGAAAAGGAGCAGAGTAGGTCAGATGCGTTGATTCAGAAGCTTAATGAGGAAAAGGGAAGGATAATTGAAGATGTGGTGAAGTTGTCATCAGATAGGGAGAATTTATTGGACACTCTTGAGGGATTGTATGAAAGAATGCAGAGGCTGTCTATGGATGATCTGCAGCTAATGGAAGGCTTGAGAAATATACTGCACAACTTCAATTCAACTGAATTAGGAATAGACTTCAGAGGGGAGGATGAATATTTTGACCCGGTGAAAGAGAACAAAATCCATTATGCATCTCCCAGAACAACAAAAGCTGAAGTCATTCTTGATGAAAGACTGCCGTTGAGAGCTGTCAACAGTGGACTGCTCCTGTAG